One Triticum dicoccoides isolate Atlit2015 ecotype Zavitan chromosome 5B, WEW_v2.0, whole genome shotgun sequence genomic window carries:
- the LOC119311825 gene encoding beta-glucosidase BoGH3B-like isoform X5 — MALLTAPAVFAALLLFWAVLGGTDADYLLYKDAAKPVEDRVADLLGRMTLAEKIGQMTQIERLVATPDVLRDNFIGSLLSGGGSVPRKGATAKEWQDMVDGFQRACMSTRLAIPMIYGIDAVHGQNNVYGATIFPHNVGLGATRDPYLVKRIGEATALEVRATGIQYAFAPCIAVCRDPRWGRCYESYSEDRRIVQSMTELIPGLQGDVPKGFTSGMPFVAGQNKVAACAKHFVGDGGTVDGINENNTIINREGLMNIHMPAYKNAMDKGVSTVMISYSSWNGVKMHANQDLVTGYLKDTLKFKVKNQKSNSSSAALHGLEHSSDVQTLIAIVASCLQGFVISDWEGIDRITTPAGSDYSYSVKASILAGLDMIMVPNNYEQFISLLTGHVNSGVINMSRIDDAVTRILRVKFTMGLFENPYADPAMMEQLGKQEHRDLAREAARKSLVLLKNGKTPSDAPLLPLPKKAPKILVAGSHADNLGYQCGGWTIEWQGDTGRTTVGTTILEAVKAAVDPSTVVVFAENPDAEFVKGGGFSYAIVAVGEHPYTETKGDNLNLTIPEPGLSTVQAVCGAVRCATVLISGRPVVVQPLLAASDALVAAWLPGSEGQGVTDALFGDYGFTGKLPRTWFKSVDQLPMNVGDAHYDPLFPLGYGLTTKGTKQY, encoded by the exons ATGGCGCTGCTCACGGCGCCCGCGGTCTTCGCGGCCCTCCTGCTCTTCTGGGCCGTGCTCGGCGGCACCGACGCCGACTACCTGCTGTACAAGGACGCCGCCAAGCCCGTGGAGGACCGCGTCGCTGATCTTCTGGGCAGGATGACGCTCGCGGAGAAGATCGGGCAGATGACCCAGATCGAGCGGCTCGTGGCCACGCCGGACGTGCTCCGGGACAACTTCATCGGCAGCCTGctcagcggcggcggcagcgtgcCGCGGAAGGGCGCCACGGCCAAGGAGTGGCAGGACATGGTGGACGGCTTCCAGCGGGCCTGCATGTCCACGCGCCTCGCCATCCCCATGATCTACGGCATCGACGCCGTCCACGGCCAGAACAACGTCTACGGCGCCACCATCTTCCCCCACAACGTCGGCCTCGGCGCCACCCGGGACCCGTACCTCGTCAAGAGGATCGGCGAGGCCACCGCGCTCGAAGTCAGGGCCACCGGCATCCAGTACGCCTTCGCACCATGCATCGCG GTGTGCAGAGATCCGAGGTGGGGGCGGTGCTACGAGAGCTACAGCGAGGACCGCCGGATCGTGCAGTCCATGACGGAGCTCATCCCGGGCCTTCAGGGCGACGTCCCCAAGGGCTTCACCAGCGGCATGCCTTTCGTCGCCGGACA GAACAAGGTGGCAGCTTGCGCGAAGCACTTTGTGGGCGACGGCGGCACGGTGGACGGCATCAACGAGAACAACACCATCATCAACCGCGAGGGCCTGATGAACATCCACATGCCGGCGTACAAGAACGCCATGGACAAGGGCGTCTCCACCGTCATGATCTCCTACTCCAGCTGGAACGGGGTCAAGATGCACGCCAACCAAGACCTCGTCACCGGATACCTCAAGGACACGCTCAAATTCAAGGTAAAAAATCAAAAATCAAATTCAAGTTCAGCTGCTCTTCATGGCCTGGAGCATTCTTCAGATGTTCAGACGCTCATCGCCATTGTCGCATCTTGTTTGCAGGGCTTCGTGATCTCGGACTGGGAGGGCATTGACAGGATCACCACCCCTGCCGGATCTGACTACTCCTACTCGGTCAAGGCTTCCATTCTTGCCGGCCTTGACATG ATCATGGTGCCCAACAACTACGAGCAGTTCATCAGCCTCCTGACTGGCCACGTCAACAGCGGCGTGATCAACATGAGCAGGATCGACGACGCCGTGACCCGGATCCTGCGGGTCAAGTTCACCATGGGCCTCTTCGAGAACCCCTACGCTGACCCTGCCATGATGGAGCAGCTAGGAAAGCAG GAGCACAGAGAtctggcgagggaggcggcgaggaagTCGCTGGTGCTCCTCAAGAACGGCAAGACGCCGAGCGACGCGCCGCTGCTGCCGCTGCCCAAGAAGGCGCCCAAGATCCTGGTCGCCGGGAGCCACGCCGACAACCTGGGCTACCAGTGCGGGGGGTGGACCATCGAGTGGCAGGGCGACACGGGCCGCACCACCGTGGGCACCACCATCCTGGAGGCCGTGAAGGCCGCCGTGGACCCGTCGACGGTCGTGGTGTTCGCGGAGAACCCCGACGCGGAGTTCGTCAAGGGCGGCGGCTTCTCCTACGCCATCGTGGCGGTGGGCGAGCACCCGTACACGGAGACCAAGGGCGACAACCTGAACCTGACCATCCCGGAGCCCGGGCTGAGCACGGTGCAGGCGGTGTGCGGCGCCGTGCGGTGCGCGACGGTGCTCATCAGCGGGCGGCCCGTGGTGGTGCAGCCGCTCCTGGCCGCCTCGGACGCGCTGGTGGCGGCGTGGCTGCCCGGCTCCGAGGGGCAGGGCGTCACCGACGCGCTGTTCGGCGACTACGGGTTCACCGGGAAGCTGCCGCGGACGTGGTTCAAGTCGGTGGACCAGCTGCCGATGAACGTGGGCGACGCGCACTACGACCCGCTCTTCCCGCTCGGCTACGGGCTCACCACCAAAGGGACGAAGCAGTACTAG